In Palaemon carinicauda isolate YSFRI2023 chromosome 14, ASM3689809v2, whole genome shotgun sequence, the following proteins share a genomic window:
- the LOC137653542 gene encoding methionine-R-sulfoxide reductase B1-like: MEPRRFGLRPVTPRGSTPTGSTPSSTSGASGSSSCAPRRVWKPKGAPEIQGKPSRILKKEEKDELIRKLTVLQYRVTQEKITERPYSNKYYKHWDRGTYSCVVCGEELFFSNTKYDSGSGWPAFYDIIDKDKVTLKQDLSHVGANLLLLVCNPSMARTEVSCATCNAHIGHVFDDGPKPTGKRFCVNSSSLNFRPARPTDENAVPNIESMEPVRSVTATIKPGEPLVHLASPSNSCALGARMCFRVSNMDTCEATTPQS, encoded by the exons ATGGAACCCAGAAGGTTCGGCTTAAGGCCTGTCACCCCGAGGGGATCCACCCCAACTGGCTCAACGCCGTCCTCAACCAGCGGCGCCAGCGGCAGTAGCAGCTGCGCCCCTCGGAGGGTGTGGAAGCCCAAGGGCGCGCCTGAGATCCAAGGAAAGCCCAGCAGGatcctgaagaaggaggagaaggacgAATTGATCAGGAAGCTCACGGTCTTGCAATATAGAGTGACGCAAGAGAAAATTACAGAAAG GCCATACTCCAACAAATATTACAAACACTGGGACCGTGGCACCTATTCCTGCGTGGTCTGCGGAGAGGAACTCTTCTTCTCCAACACCAAGTATGACTCTGGGTCAGGATGGCCAGCCTTCTACGATATCATCGACAAGGATAAGGTCACCCTCAAACAGGACCTCTCACACG TTGGAGCCAATCTTCTCCTGTTGGTGTGCAACCCATCCATGGCAAGGACAGAAGTTAGTTGTGCCACGTGTAATGCACACATAGGTCACGTGTTTGACGATGGACCGAAACCGACCGGAAAGAGATTTTGCGTGAATTCTTCATCTCTCAACTTTAGGCCAGCGAGACCCACCGACGAGAATGCCGTGCCTAACATCGAATCAATG GAACCAGTGCGGTCAGTGACAGCCACCATAAAACCAGGCGAACCTTTGGTTCACCTCGCCTCCCCATCCAATTCGTGTGCTCTGGGCGCACGTATGTGCTTCCGTGTCTCTAATATGGACACTTGTGAGGCCACTACTCCACAGTCATGA
- the LOC137653541 gene encoding DNA ligase 1-like, giving the protein MIDDDDEDEEEEEEEEEEEEEEAEVHVDKRLKARNEWLANNSANTYQDAKSNTGQKKTYSVREQFLMDQSVCNKNENSRSYVSESNKCNNSKFDNLNENDNSSSRRKSITRTSDIVVNGSKFSRDQQNKSYSNASETTCVTKPSVINTTGFLIGNDENNQNYSGDCTENQESVKDRVNGNRLAAGIDTQRQPENSISNIVVKDSKVCESDEKMVTEDILSNGWPKIKDYKVECKEGKDPYILVDLKQNSKSGELDDERSLENHFKQESAKENEVLLENLVRDKKESKVSKFVRLFNKKEENTMDDREGGVAVRRNSSRVWGMCMQIQSPSFDDEYYKECSQKKDERDSVKSEPLIDNNHCDFETSLEIGLNGSQTSSSFPEAEAASYRSLDFDREPVIAKKKNSNSEADSKIGVNLIRSIGGRRSFDKPQRPNNFPKKSSPPLDAECGNGMVSRTSKTLPATPTSNAPKLGADSASSHPFYRRFYSHCMVLPMRKKKKDNAKKNGGVKGPDILLDTSPICQNYEDDNKDLNEEDISAKGKACSIQAEEPIDSPKKMPVVDDLLSEILENVNILEQENDDKEMKRKSIIYAGSLEPFECSEFRNKSSLSTDDASTVTGESGIVVLDDGATNDSQEASDWSGAPSLTYSPTRGGFQGIARSNSRISSLISKFEQGT; this is encoded by the coding sequence atgatagatgatgatgatgaggatgaggaggaagaggaagaggaagaggaggaggaggaagaagaagcagAAGTACATGTAGACAAGAGACTGAAAGCAAGGAATGAGTGGCTGGCCAATAACAGTGCGAATACCTATCAGGATGCCAAGTCAAACACTGGTCAGAAGAAGACGTACTCTGTCAGAGAACAATTTTTAATGGACcaaagtgtatgtaataagaatGAAAATTCAAGGTCATACGTGTCAGAAAGTAATAAATGTAATAACAGTAAGTTtgataatttaaatgaaaatgataacagTTCTAGTAGAAGAAAATCTATAACAAGAACTTCTGATATAGTTGTGAATGGCAGCAAATTCAGTAGGGACCAACAAAATAAGTCCTATAGTAATGCGAGTGAAACCACTTGTGTAACAAAACCATCCGTGATAAATACGACAGGATTCTTAATtggtaatgatgaaaataatcaaaattattcagGTGACTGTACTGAAAATCAGGAGTCTGTGAAAGACCGGGTCAATGGAAACAGACTGGCAGCTGGTATTGACACACAACGACAACCAGAAAATAGTATTTCCAATATAGTTGTTAAAGACAGTAAAGTGTGTGAAAGTGATGAGAAAATGGTGACTGAGGACATCCTTAGCAATGGATGGCCCAAAATCAAAGATTATAAAGTAGAGTGCAAAGAAGGAAAGGATCCTTATATTTTGGTAGATCTTAAACAGAATTCAAAGTCAGGTGAATTAGATGATGAGAGAAGCTTGGAGAACCATTTCAAGCAAGAGAGTGCCAAAGAGAACGAAGTCCTCCTGGAAAATCTAGTCAGAGATAAAAAGGAGAGCAAAGTCTCTAAGTTTGTCAGATTGTTTAACAAGaaagaagagaatacgatggatgaCAGAGAGGGGGGGGTTGCTGTGAGGAGGAATTCAAGCCGAGTTTGGGGTATGTGTATGCAAATTCAGAGTCCAAGTTTTGATGATGAATATTACAAAGAATGTAGTCAGAAGAAAGATGAAAGAGACAGTGTGAAAAGTGAACCTTTGATAGATAATAATCACTGTGACTTTGAAACAAGCTTAGAAATAGGTCTCAATGGTAGTCAGACGTCTTCCAGCTTCCCAGAGGCCGAGGCAGCTAGCTATCGATCTTTGGACTTTGACAGGGAACCAGTAATTgctaaaaagaaaaattcaaattcaGAAGCCGACTCAAAAATTGGTGTGAATTTGATCAGGAGCATTGGAGGTAGACGTTCGTTTGACAAGCCACAGCGTCCAAATAACTTTCCTAAGAAATCTAGTCCACCACTTGATGCTGAGTGTGGGAATGGGATGGTCTCTAGAACAAGCAAAACACTTCCTGCTACACCTACTTCCAATGCTCCAAAATTGGGTGCAGACTCTGCTTCTAGTCACCCATTTTATAGAAGATTTTACAGCCATTGTATGGTACTGCcaatgagaaagaagaaaaaagataatgCAAAGAAGAATGGAGGTGTAAAAGGACCAGATATATTGCTGGACACAAGTCCCATTTGCCAAAATTATGAAGATGACAACAAAGACCTAAATGAAGAGGATATCAGTGCTAAAGGAAAAGCTTGCAGTATTCAGGCAGAGGAACCCATTGATTCGCCAAAGAAAATGCCTGTTGTTGATGATCTCTTGTCAGAGATCCTGGAAAATGTAAACATCCTGGAGCAGGAAAATGATGACAAGgagatgaaaagaaaaagcattATTTATGCTGGCTCCCTAGAGCCATTTGAGTGTTCTGAATTTAGAAACAAGAGTAGTCTGAGCACCGATGATGCCAGCACTGTTACAGGCGAGTCTGGCATCGTTGTGCTAGATGATGGAGCAACAAATGACAGTCAAGAGGCTTCTGACTGGTCAGGTGCACCAAGTTTGACTTATAGTCCAACTCGTGGAGGTTTTCAAGGCATAGCAAGATCTAATTCACGTATCAGTTCTCTGATTTCAAAGT